A genomic window from Gossypium hirsutum isolate 1008001.06 chromosome D12, Gossypium_hirsutum_v2.1, whole genome shotgun sequence includes:
- the LOC107946155 gene encoding uncharacterized protein, translated as MIFDTAFTRSNLDCFLHCTTPTLKSQFLPKSEISNLNRLWHPWEREKVEYFTLSDLWDCFDEWSAYGAGIPIVLNDSETLVQYFVPYLSAIQIFTSNPSVNSFREETESGDGERDSFSDSSSEESESDKLWRWEGCSSEEGGSEQDSLCHLNNRLGYLYFQYFERSAPYGRVPLMDKINGLSGRYPGLMSLRSVDLSPASWMAVAWYPIYHIPMGRTIKDLSTCFLTYHTLSSSFQDMDPENEIEGGERKGKEGECISLPPFGMATYKMQGEVWASGNSGRDQERLVSLLSVADSWLKQLRVQHHDFNYFTGIRRG; from the exons ATGATTTTCGACACAGCTTTTACGCGATCAAACCTCGACTGCTTTCTTCATTGCACTACACCAACCCTCAAATCCCAATTCCTTCCCAAG AGCGAGATTAGTAACCTTAATCGCTTATGGCACCCTTGGGAGAGAGAAAAGGTTGAATATTTCACATTATCTGATCTTTgggattgttttgatgaatggaGTGCGTATGGAGCTGGAATTCCCATTGTGTTAAACGACAGCGAAACCTTAGTCCAGTACTTTGTTCCTTACCTCTCTGCCATTCAAATCTTTACCAGCAATCCTTCTGTCAACAGCTTTAG GGAAGAGACAGAATCAGGTGACGGCGAGAGGGATTCCTTCAGTGATTCAAGCAGTGAAGAGAGCGAGAGTGACAAGTTATGGAGATGGGAGGGATGCTCATCGGAGGAGGGAGGGTCCGAGCAAGACAGCCTTTGCCACCTCAACAATAGGTTGGGTTACCTTTACTTTCAGTATTTCGAGAGATCGGCTCCTTATGGTAGAGTGCCCCTCATGGATAAG ATTAATGGATTATCTGGAAGATACCCAGGTTTGATGTCATTGAGGAGCGTTGATCTTTCTCCAGCTAGTTGGATGGCAGTTGCCTG GTACCCAATATATCACATTCCCATGGGAAGGACCATAAAGGACTTGTCCACATGCTTCCTTACTTACCACACTCTATCATCTTCTTTCCAAG ATATGGACCCGGAGAATGAGATTGAGGGTGGCGAAAGgaagggaaaggaaggggagtgcATCTCCCTTCCACCATTCGGGATGGCCACATACAAGATGCAAGGGGAAGTGTGGGCCTCGGGCAATTCAGGACGGGACCAAGAAAGGCTAGTGTCGCTTTTAAGCGTGGCAGATTCGTGGCTAAAGCAACTTAGGGTCCAGCATCATGACTTCAACTACTTCACGGGGATTCGACGTGGCTAG